One Oryza glaberrima chromosome 10, OglaRS2, whole genome shotgun sequence DNA segment encodes these proteins:
- the LOC127753293 gene encoding uncharacterized protein LOC127753293 → MIGMQLTIRPAAARSASLPREHSHPVVARLDGGISALRSWSAAAARLSGVDGDGRCDGLALVEDVLEVLGELLGLPQAAAAIHRAAGGAACERALDGFLALADAYGTFESAVLALRQSAAELRAGARRGDGATVATALRAHRRTERELCRLAAAMRHAVRRTPAAASRTANDADGEVVGIVAEAAAVTAAASEAIFLRCAAMSRDVSAMVQTAASHKWLAWLGVTRAAKKAASPALEKLEELEECIGEMESGSEKVFRRLLQTRVSLLNIHNPL, encoded by the coding sequence ATGATTGGAATGCAATTGACGatcaggccggcggcggcgaggtcggccaGCTTGCCGAGGGAGCACTCGCACCCGGTCGTGGCGCGGCTCGACGGCGGCATCAGCGCGCTCAGGTCAtggtccgccgccgcggcgaggttgTCCGGTGTTGACGGCGACGGGAGGTGCGACGGGCTCGCGCTCGTGGAGGACGTGCTGGAGGTGCTCGGCGAGCTTCTTGGGCTGCCGCAGGCCGCGGCGGccatccaccgcgccgccggcggcgccgcatGCGAGCGCGCGCTCGACGGATTCCTGGCGCTCGCCGACGCCTACGGCACGTTCGAGTCGGCGGTGCTCGCGCTCAGGCAGAGCGCGGCGGAGCTGCgcgccggcgcgcggcgtggcgacggcgcgacggtcGCCACGGCGCTCCGAGCGCACCGGCGGACGGAGAGGGAGCtgtgccgcctcgccgccgcgatgCGACACGCGGTGcggcgcacgccggcggcggcgtcgaggacagcgaacgacgccgacggcgaggtggtcggcatcgtggcggaggcggccgcggtgaccgcggcggcgtcggaggcgaTCTTCCTCCGGTGCGCGGCAATGTCGCGGGACGTGTCGGCCATGGTGCAGACAGCGGCATCGCACAAGTGGCTGGCGTGGCTTGGCGTGACTCGGGCGGCCAAgaaggcggcgtcgccggcatTGGAGAAACTGGAGGAGCTGGAAGAATGCATTGGTGAGATGGAGAGTGGCAGCGAGAAGGTGTTCAGGAGGTTGCtgcagacaagagtttcactcCTAAACATCCATAATCCCTTGTAA
- the LOC127786292 gene encoding protein ROOT PRIMORDIUM DEFECTIVE 1, producing MSLPARLLLARGKTTAAQHVAARHLDHTFEKLAAAHLPLVAAAPLVDALRASPAEPLALPGLARRLPLRLHRRGALHFLRLFPRVFDLRAPLPLSLSLTAPAAELLAVAASPAAAAHALHRLLAMSASRSLPLRAVFRVWRELALPDDFEVSVVADHPNLFHLAPNPAEPNTHILHLVADPATEEFTPAVDKTRPEKHAFKLQFPPGFRLTKEYRKKVKEWQQLPYISPYEVSIQKGVGSKRVSKMARKKMEKRAVGIAHEFLSLTVEKMVEVEKFSQFRKWFGIEVNVRDVFLDHPGIFYLSAKGKRHTVFLREAYDRGKLIEPNDVSEARRKLVELMLLRRRGLGNANSNANMASRACAGAKEDTSDFQEEEI from the coding sequence atgTCGCTGCCGGCGCGGCTGCTGCTCGCGCGGGGGAAGACCACGGCGGCGCAGCACGTGGCGGCGCGGCACCTGGACCACACCTTCGAGAagctcgcggcggcgcaccTGCcgctcgtcgcggcggcgccgctggtgGACGCCCTGCGCGCGTCGCCCGCCGAGCCGCTCGCGCTCCCGggcctcgcccgccgcctcccgctccgcctccaccggcgGGGCGCGCTCCACTTCCTCCGCCTCTTCCCGCGGGTGTTCGACCTCCGCGCACCGCTCCCGCTCTCCCTCTCGCtcaccgcgcccgccgccgagctcctcgccgtcgccgcatcccccgcggcggcggctcacgccctccaccgcctcctcgcgaTGTCCGCCTCCCGCTCCCTCCCACTTCGCGCCGTCTTCCGCGTCTGGCGCGAGCTCGCTCTCCCCGACGACTTCGAGgtctccgtcgtcgccgaccaccCCAACCTGTTCCACCTCGCTCCCAACCCCGCCGAGCCCAACACCCACATCCTACACCTCGTCGCCGATCCGGCGACCGAGGAGTTCACTCCGGCGGTCGACAAGACACGGCCGGAGAAACACGCCTTCAAGCTGCAGTTCCCGCCGGGATTCAGGCTGACCAAGGAATACCGTAAGAAGGTGAAGGAGTGGCAGCAGCTACCATACATCTCACCATACGAGGTATCAATTCAGAAGGGTGTGGGAAGCAAGAGGGTGTCTAAGAtggcgaggaagaagatggagaagaGGGCGGTGGGGATCGCGCACGAGTTCCTCAGCCTGACCGTGGAGAAaatggtggaggtggagaaaTTCAGCCAGTTCAGGAAATGGTTCGGGATCGAGGTCAATGTCCGGGACGTGTTCTTGGATCACCCGGGGATATTTTACCTCTCGGCGAAGGGGAAGCGGCACACGGTGTTCTTGCGTGAGGCGTATGATCGTGGCAAGCTCATTGAGCCGAATGATGTGtcggaggcgaggaggaagcTTGTTGAGCTCATGCTCCTCCGTCGTCGTGGGCTTGGGAATGCCAATTCAAATGCTAACATGGCTTCACGTGCCTGTGCTGGTGCTAAAGAAGACACAAGTGATTTCCAGGAGGAAGAGATTTGA
- the LOC127786291 gene encoding probable methyltransferase PMT18, translating to MAKEYPASPKAQQLQESKKQRLTYILVVSALCVAFYVLGAWQNTTVPKPAASSAITKVGCDPAAAGQSSAVPSFGSSSQESLDFEAHHQLSLDDTDAEAAVQPFPACPLNFSEYTPCEDRKRGRRFERAMLVYRERHCPGKDEEIRCLIPAPPKYRTPFKWPQSRDFAWFNNIPHKELSIEKAVQNWIQVDGQRFRFPGGGTMFPRGADAYIDDIGKLISLTDGKIRTAIDTGCGVASWGAYLLKRNILAMSFAPRDTHEAQVQFALERGVPAIIGVMGKQRLPYPSRSFDMAHCSRCLIPWHEFDGIYLAEVDRILRPGGYWILSGPPINWKTHYKGWERTKEDLKEEQDNIEDVARSLCWNKVVEKGDLSIWQKPKNHLECANIKKKYKTPHICKRDNPDAAWYKQMEACVTPLPEVSNQGEIAGGALERWPQRAFAVPPRVKRGMIPGIDASKFEEDKKLWEKRVAYYKRTLPIADGRYRNVMDMNANLGGFAASLVKYPVWVMNVVPVNSDRDTLGAIYERGFIGTYQDWCEAFSTYPRTYDLLHADNLFSIYQDRCDITNILLEMDRILRPEGTAIIRDTVDVLTKVQAIAKRMRWESRILDHEDGPFNPEKVLVAVKTYWTADESEQH from the exons ATGGCTAAAGAGTATCCTGCCTCCCCCAAAGCTCAGCAGCTGCAAGAATCCAAGAAGCAGCGGCTCACCTACATCCTCGTGGTGAGCGCGCTCTGCGTCGCCTTCTACGTCCTCGGTGCGTGGCAGAACACCACAGTGCccaagccggcggcgagctcggcgatcACCAAGGTTGGCTgcgacccggcggcggcggggcagtcctccgccgtgccgtcgttcgGGTCGTCCTCGCAGGAGTCACTCGACTTCGAGGCGCACCACCAGCTCAGCCTCGACGACAcggacgccgaggcggcggtGCAGCCGTTCCCGGCGTGCCCGCTCAACTTCAGCGAGTACACGCCGTGCGAAGACAGGAAGCGCGGCCGGCGGTTCGAGCGCGCGATGCTGGTGTACCGGGAGCGGCATTGCCCCGGCAAGGACGAGGAGATCCGGTGCCTCATCCCGGCACCGCCCAAGTACAGGACGCCGTTCAAGTGGCCGCAGAGCAGGGACTTCGCCTGGTTCAACAACATCCCCCACAAGGAGCTCAGCATCGAGAAGGCCGTGCAGAACTGGATCCAGGTGGACGGCCAGAGGTTCCGGTTCCCCGGTGGCGGCACCATGTTCCCGCGAGGCGCCGACGCCTACATTGACGACATTGGCAAGCTCATCTCGTTGACGGACGGGAAGATCAGGACGGCGATTGACACGGGTTGCGGG GTTGCTAGCTGGGGTGCTTACTTGCTGAAGAGGAACATCCTTGCAATGTCGTTTGCACCGAGGGACACCCATGAAGCTCAGGTGCAATTCGCGCTGGAGCGGGGTGTGCCGGCCATCATCGGCGTGATGGGAAAGCAACGGCTGCCTTACCCATCTAGGTCATTTGATATGGCACATTGTTCACGCTGCTTGATTCCTTGGCATGAGTTTG ATGGAATATACCTAGCTGAAGTCGACAGAATTCTAAGGCCCGGGGGATACTGGATTCTCTCGGGTCCTCCGATCAATTGGAAGACACACTACAAGGGGTGGGAGAGGACTAAGGAAGACCTCAAGGAAGAGCAAGACAATATTGAGGATGTCGCGAGGAGCCTTTGCTGGAACAAGGTGGTTGAGAAGGGGGATCTCTCCATCTGGCAAAAGCCTAAAAACCACCTTGAATGTGCCAACATCAAGAAGAAGTATAAGACACCCCATATATGCAAGAGGGACAATCCTGATGCTGCCTG GTACAAGCAGATGGAAGCATGTGTTACTCCATTGCCTGAAGTAAGCAACCAGGGTGAGATCGCAGGTGGAGCTTTGGAGAGATGGCCACAGAGGGCATTCGCGGTCCCTCCAAGGGTGAAGAGGGGTATGATTCCAGGGATAGATGCGAGTAAATTTGAGGAGGACAAGAAGTTGTGGGAAAAGAGGGTGGCGTACTACAAGCGCACCCTACCCATAGCCGATGGGAGATACAGAAATGTCATGGACATGAACGCAAACTTGGGCGGATTTGCTGCTTCTTTAGTGAAGTACCCTGTGTGGGTGATGAACGTTGTTCCCGTAAATTCAGACCGGGACACGCTTGGAGCAATTTATGAGCGAGGATTCATTGGCACGTACCAGGACTGGTGTGAAGCTTTCTCGACGTATCCCAGAACCTACGACCTGTTGCATGCTGACAATTTGTTTAGCATCTATCAGGACAG GTGTGACATAACCAACATCCTCTTGGAGATGGACAGGATCCTGAGGCCCGAGGGCACGGCGATCATCCGCGACACGGTCGACGTCCTCACCAAGGTCCAGGCGATAGCGAAGCGGATGCGGTGGGAGAGCCGCATCTTGGACCATGAGGACGGGCCCTTCAACCCGGAGAAGGTCCTTGTGGCGGTCAAGACATACTGGACTGCTGATGAATCAGAGCAGCACTAG
- the LOC127786105 gene encoding auxin-responsive protein SAUR32-like, with the protein MHGKHQHQQQQQQQGGMVVVAPKGCVTVRVGAEGEEQRRFAVPLAHLKHPLFGALLEEAEREYGFAQRGAIAIPCRVDRFVHVEHLIVQDLHGAAASHLLDLDSSSHHHTQIHLHLPRFAGCFRA; encoded by the coding sequence ATGCACGGgaagcatcagcatcagcagcagcagcagcagcagggggggatggtggtggtggcgccgaaGGGGTGCGTGACGGTGAGGGTgggggcggagggggaggagcagcggcggttCGCCGTGCCGCTCGCCCACCTCAAGCACCCGCTCTTCGGGGCGCTGCTCGAGGAGGCCGAGCGCGAGTACGGCTTCGCGCAGCGgggcgccatcgccatcccctGCCGCGTCGACCGCTTCGTCCACGTCGAGCACCTCATCGTCCAGgacctccacggcgccgccgcctcccacctcctcGACCTCGactcctcctcccaccaccacacccagatccacctccacctcccccgcTTCGCCGGTTGCTTCCGCGCCTGA
- the LOC127753334 gene encoding CDPK-related kinase 3-like, whose protein sequence is MGQCYARNVPVDGEGGGGVVTTTTTTTISVSASAAGEEVEVGRGGGGGGGRRSGRPSPAGTPRRRGATPARSSVAGSPWAGSPLPEGIAPSPAPSATTPRRFFRRPFPPPSPAKHIKASLARRLGQRSPATAQAQQAAKPPAEVPIPEHGGGGGAAAGEVERELDKSFGYDRHFAAKYELGKEVGRGHFGHTCLARARKGDMRGQLLAVKVISKAKMTTAISIEDVRREVKILKALSGHSNLVKFYDACEDALNVYIIMELCEGGELLDRILSRGGRYTEEDAKVIVEQILNVVSFCHLQGVVHRDLKPENFLFSTRDDHSPMKIIDFGLSDFIRPDERLNDIVGSAYYVAPEVLHRSYSTEADMWSIGVITYILLCGSRPFWARTESGIFRSVLRADPNFDDAPWSSISPEAKDFVKRLLNKDYRKRMTAAQALSHPWLRDECRPIPLDMLVFKLIKAYLRSTPFKRAALKALSRAITEDELIYIRAQYNLLEPSSTDGRLCIENFRMALLQNSTDAMKESRALDILNALEPLAYRRMDFEEFRAATISPYQLEALSRWEEIAGTAFEYFEQEGNRPITIEELAQEMNLSSAAYSIVRDWIRPADGKLSFLGYTKFLHGLTMRSSNARRHH, encoded by the exons ATGGGGCAGTGTTACGCGAGGAACGTGCCGGTGgatggggaggggggaggaggggtggtgacgacgacgacgacgacgaccatcTCGGtgagcgcgtcggcggcgggggaggaggtggaggtggggagagggggaggagggggaggagggaggaggagcgggaggccgtcgccggcggggacgccgaggaggaggggggcgacgccggcgaggtcgtcggtGGCGGGGAGCCCGTGGGCGGGGAGCCCGCTCCCCGAGGGCATCGCACCGTCGCCTGCGCCGTCGGCGACCACGCCGAGGCGGTTCTTCAGGCGGCcgttcccgccgccgtcgccggcgaagcACATCAAGGCGTccctcgcgcgccgcctcggGCAGCGGTCGCCGGCCACGGCTCAGGCGCAGCAGGCCGCGAAGCCGCCCGCCGAGGTCCCGATCCCGGAGcacgggggcgggggcggcgccgccgccggggaggtggAGCGGGAGCTCGACAAGAGCTTCGGCTATGACCGCCACTTCGCCGCCAAGTACGAGCTGGGGAAGGAGGTGGGTCGCGGCCACTTCGGCCACACCTGCCTCGCGCGTGCCCGCAAGGGCGACATGAGAGGCCAACTCCTCGCTGTCAAGGTCATCTCCAAAGCCAAG ATGACAACAGCAATATCAATTGAGGATGTGCGTAGAGAGGTGAAAATTCTGAAGGCTTTATCTGGGCATTCGAATCTTGTCAAATTTTATGATGCATGTGAGGATGCCCTTAATGTCTACATAATCATGGA GTTATGTGAAGGTGGGGAGTTATTGGACAGAATTTTGTCCAG AGGTGGGAGATACACTGAGGAAGATGCTAAAGTTATCGTTGAACaaatattaaatgttgtttcTTTCTGCCATCTTCAAGGCGTTGTTCACCGTGATTTGAAGCCAGAG AATTTCCTATTCAGCACTAGAGATGACCATTCACCTATGAAGATCATCGACTTTGGACTTTCTGATTTTATACGGCCAG ATGAAAGATTAAATGATATTGTTGGTAGTGCATACTATGTTGCTCCAGAAGTCCTACATAGGTCATATAGCACGGAAGCAGACATGTGGAGTATTGGTGTTATCACTTATATCTTGCTGTGCGGTAGCAGACCATTCTGGGCACGAACTGAATCAGGCATTTTCCGCTCAGTGCTGAGAGCTGATCCTAATTTTGATGATGCACCGTGGTCTTCAATATCTCCTGAAGCCAAAGATTTTGTCAAAAGACTTCTTAACAAGGATTACAGAAAAAGAATGACTGCTGCCCAGGCACTCT CTCACCCCTGGTTGCGAGATGAGTGCCGACCGATCCCTTTGGATATGCTAGTTTTTAAGTTGATTAAGGCATATCTTCGCTCTACACCTTTCAAGCGAGCGGCATTGAAG GCTCTGTCCAGAGCAATAACAGAAGATGAGCTTATCTACATCAGAGCACAGTACAACTTGCTAGAACCAAGTAGTACAGATGGTCGACTATGCATTGAAAACTTCAGGATG GCTCTTTTACAAAACTCTACAGATGCTATGAAGGAATCCAGAGCCCTTGATATCTTGAATGCG TTGGAGCCACTTGCCTACAGAAGAATGGACTTTGAGGAGTTCCGGGCGGCGACAATCAGTCCTTACCAACTTGAGGCTTTATCACGGTGGGAAGAAATAGCTGGCACTGCGTTTGAGTACTTTGAGCAGGAAGGCAACCGTCCCATCACAATTGAGGAGCTGGCACAG GAGATGAATCTTTCTTCCGCGGCGTATTCTATCGTCCGTGACTGGATTAGACCGGCTGATGGCAAGCTTAGCTTTCTAGGTTATACCAAATTTTTGCATGGATTGACGATGCGAAGTAGCAACGCGAGGCGGCACCATTAA